The Littorina saxatilis isolate snail1 linkage group LG13, US_GU_Lsax_2.0, whole genome shotgun sequence genome contains a region encoding:
- the LOC138945490 gene encoding uncharacterized oxidoreductase TM_0325-like: MECLQNKVILITGASTGIGGHTAKMLSKFKPRLALVARSADKLKDVQTQCQEAGCGKGNVIAINADLVKHEDLARVVAETVKAFGQLDVLINNAAAIVMNDVETTTPEGFDRTMAVNIRAPFFLSQAAMPHLRKTKGCIINISSIAGQRPFMETAAYGISKAALEHFTRTLALELAPTGVRVNALTVGMTPTDTTEEMTKIMGVKSAYELSDMTQLQPLGGNCSMDDIAKVVTFLASDLSAAMTGTCLPVERGFLVVPPTKPAAMEKAMAPMKNIGDLNPTSTQERMDQLKKMIAPKTPADFSSKK; the protein is encoded by the exons GAGCCAGCACGGGTATCGGTGGCCACACGGCCAAGATGCTGTCCAAGTTCAAACCCCGCCTGGCCCTCGTGGCCCGCTCAGCCGACAAACTGAAAGACGTGCAGACACAGTGCCAGGAGGCAGGCTGCGGGAAGGGCAAC GTGATCGCAATCAACGCTGATTTGGTCAAACACGAAGACCTGGCCAGAGTGGTGGCGGAAACCGTGAAGGCCTTTGGTCAGCTGGATGTTCTG ATAAACAACGCTGCCGCCATTGTGATGAACGACGTGGAAACCACGACACCGGAAGGCTTCGATCGAACAATGGCCGTCAACATCCGGGCACCTTTCTTCCTCTCCCAGGCCGCCATGCCACACTTGAGAAAAACCAAAG GATGCATCATCAACATTTCAAGTATCGCCGGACAGCGACCG TTTATGGAAACGGCTGCGTACGGCATCAGTAAAGCAGCGCTGGAACATTTTACCAGAACTCTCGCGCTcg AGCTTGCCCCAACAGGAGTTCGGGTAAACGCTCTCAC CGTTGGAATGACTCCGACAGACACGACAGAAGAAATGACGAAAATAATGGGTGTCAAGTCG GCCTACGAGTTATCGGACATGACCCAGCTGCAACCTTTAGGTGGTAACTGCAGCATGGACGACATAGCCAAGGTCGTGACCTTCCTGGCCTCTGACCTCTCCGCCGCCATGACAGGCACGTGTCTTCCGGTCGAGAGAGGCTTCCTGGTTGTCCCCCCTACCAAGCCGGCGGCAATGGAGAAAGCAATGGCCCCTATGAAAAACATTGGAGATTTGAACCCGACTTCCACCCAAGAGCGCATGGATCAACTGAAAAAGATGATCGCTCCGAAAACTCCGGCTGACTTTTCCTCAAAAAAGTAG